The following coding sequences are from one Biomphalaria glabrata chromosome 8, xgBioGlab47.1, whole genome shotgun sequence window:
- the LOC106076447 gene encoding ubiquitin-conjugating enzyme E2 A isoform X2, with amino-acid sequence MTTPARRRLMRDFKRLQEDPPAGVSGAPSDNNIMLWNAVIFGPHDTPFEDGTFKLTIEFTEEYPNKPPTVRFISKMFHPNVYADGSICLDILQNRWSPTYDVSAILTSIQSLLDEPNPNSPANNLAAKLYQENRREYEKKVKVIVEESWIFIGDVH; translated from the exons atgaCCACACCAGCGAGGCGGCGTTTAATGAGAGATTTTAAAAG ATTACAGGAAGACCCCCCAGCAGGAGTCAGTGGTGCTCCATCAGACAATAATATTATGCTTTGGAATGCTGTGATTTTCGG GCCCCATGATACACCGTTTGAAGATGGCActtttaaattaactattgaattcacaGAAGAGTATCCTAACAAGCCACCAACTGTcagatttatttcaaaaatgtttcaTCCAAATG tATATGCTGATGGAAGTATATGTTTAGATATATTACAAAACAGATGGAGTCCAACATATGATGTTTCAGCAATCTTAACATCTATCCAG TCTCTGTTGGACGAACCAAACCCTAACAGTCCTGCCAATAATCTAGCTGCTAAACTTTATCAGGAAAACCGTAGGGAGTATGAGAAAAAGGTCAAGGTTATTGTGGAAGAAAGTTGGATATTTATTGGTGATGtccattaa
- the LOC106076447 gene encoding ubiquitin-conjugating enzyme E2 A isoform X1 codes for MTTPARRRLMRDFKRLQEDPPAGVSGAPSDNNIMLWNAVIFGPHDTPFEDGTFKLTIEFTEEYPNKPPTVRFISKMFHPNVYADGSICLDILQNRWSPTYDVSAILTSIQSLLHDPNPNSPANNEAAQLYRENRREYEKKVAAIVQESWNDDEEEGEEDEEGEEISVGRTKP; via the exons atgaCCACACCAGCGAGGCGGCGTTTAATGAGAGATTTTAAAAG ATTACAGGAAGACCCCCCAGCAGGAGTCAGTGGTGCTCCATCAGACAATAATATTATGCTTTGGAATGCTGTGATTTTCGG GCCCCATGATACACCGTTTGAAGATGGCActtttaaattaactattgaattcacaGAAGAGTATCCTAACAAGCCACCAACTGTcagatttatttcaaaaatgtttcaTCCAAATG tATATGCTGATGGAAGTATATGTTTAGATATATTACAAAACAGATGGAGTCCAACATATGATGTTTCAGCAATCTTAACATCTATCCAG TCTCTGCTTCACGACCCTAACCCAAATAGCCCTGCCAACAATGAAGCCGCTCAGCTGTACAGAGAAAACCGCAgagaatatgaaaaaaaagtggCTGCCATCGTTCAGGAAAGCTGGAATGATGACGAAGAAGAGGGAGAAGAGGATGAGGAAGGAGAAGAAA TCTCTGTTGGACGAACCAAACCCTAA